The genomic DNA CCTTTGGTTAGCTGAGAATCAGAATCTCCTTGAAAAAATACTTTCCCCTCATCATTAAATGAAGCTGTGACATATACCTGGGAAACGCAACCAGGGACTTTATTTTCGGGGACTTTATCAGCTTCGGGAAATTCTGGTAGTTTCTGAGCATACCAGATCAATTGTTCATAACGTCGTTTTGGATCGGAAGCACGTTGGAAGCGCTGGACAATTTTAGCTAAAGCTGGTGGTAAGGAGTCAAGACTCAAGGACATAGTAATTCTAGAAAATAATCCGTCTTATGTTGAGTGTAAATGATCTGGGATATTTGCGAGCGATCGCCAGGGACAGGATGTAAGTGATAGGATACAGAGAACGGGTGATGGTGAAATGGCTAGTAACTGATAAATTATGAAGTAATTAGACAAAATATTAAATAATACTGCTTAATTGGGATCTTTATTGGTTTTTATTAGTAATTATTAAGATTATTAGTCCATAAATTTAGAATTTGAGGAGAAAACTCGATGTTGACTTCTGTTTTACTCGCTACAGCACCCACACCCCTAGAATGGACTCCTACCGTTGGCATAATTATGATTATCGCTAATATTATAGCGATCGCCTATGGTAAATTTACCATCGAATATCCTAGCGTAGAACCAGCCGCACCCTCTCCCAGATTCTTTGGTGGTTTTGGTTTACCTGCTATACTCGCAACTACTGCTTTTGGTCATATTTTAGGTGCTGGTATTATCTTAGGTCTGCACAACATTGGCAGAATCTAAGAGGATGTTTGAAAAGTCTCACATCATGTATCAAATATTTTCAGATCCCCTACTGTGACTCTATTTCCCCCCTTAATAAGGGGTTAGGGGGGATTTACAAGTGCTGGATACAAAACTAAAAAGTTTTCAAACACCCTATAAGCTTTACATCTAAATTGTGTATCCATTGTGATTAATTATCCCGGCCTAGTTGATGTTGGTCGGGATTTTTGGTAATTATCTTGACTAATTTGATATTATCTGTCACAATAGATAATGCTAATCTAAATTTATGGGGTTATAGCTCAGTTGGTAGAGCGCTTGAATGGCATTCAAGAGGTCAGGGGTTCGATTCCCCTTAACTCCATTACAGTGCTAATCAAAAAATTACCTTCATAATTAAATTCCCACCTTAGACGGTTTTTTGACTGCACCACTAGCACCAGCCTTAGAATTCTGCTATTATTGCATTAATTCGGGTGATTAGCTCAACGGCAGAGCATCGGACTCTTAATCCGCTGGTTCTGGGTTCAAATCCCAGATTACCCATTAATTTATAATCCATTATATTTTTTCTTGCCTAAATCTTGCCTACTATCAGAAAGAATCCCCCTCACTTGAGAGGCAATTAGAATCAAGGCTGTCCAATGCGCTTGGCAGCAAACAATCCTCGCCTCTATTCATTTTCATGAGTAATTTAAAATATAATTATTTGTATAAATAAATAGGTTAAACCTCAAAGAAAATGGCTGAAAAATCATTGCAGGACGTATTAGGCTCGAACGCCAGCCAAACCTCCACACAAATCTTTTTAGACAAAACCGATATAGGACTATCGCCATCAGAGTCTCACTCTGCTGATCAGATTATTTCCGCTATTGCTATCACTGCAAAGCCAATTTTGAATCAGGCTCAGTTTGATGCAGAATACGAGCAGAAAGTGTATATATCAGAGGGATTTAAATCCTTCACCTCAAAAAATGATGGAACTAATGATATAGAGCATCGAGTAGATCAAATTGTAATTAATTTAGCCAAGGAAGATGATACTTCCTTAAATCCTGAAGATTATTAATTGTATCCATAAAATCCCTGCCGATACTATTTTTCTGGCGGGGTAAGGAGAAATATGTTTTCATGTCCGATGGGGCAATTGCCGACTGTTTCTAATGGTGGGAATTCCTATCAATTTAATGAGCCGATAGATCCGCAAATAATCCCTAACCCTAATCAGCCCCACTGCGTATATGTAGAGGTTCGAATTTTCAATTCCATATTACCTTATCGCCGAGATGCAGAAGGTAATATCTTTCCGGGTTACCCAAGGGAGGATTCCTGGGTAAGATTCGACTTCACTCCAATAGAAGTAATCCTCCGACGGGTCTTTTCTTCCGGATTCGAAGGATATAACAATATTGTTATTTCCTCTTGCTTCAATCCGCAGCGAGAATCAGTCGTTGGCGGGGCTGGCTACTGGGTTAAGTTGGATGTTACTCAAAGGGTCGAAATCATAAGGAGAGATAATCAAGAAAAAATACCTCCTTATCTTTTAGTAGTTTTGGATCAGGATGGGAATCCTTTACTTTCGATTCCCACCAATGATCCAAATATTGGATTACAGCACTTCCGGCTGTTATGAGGTACAGTAGCAGCAACTAGCAAACCAGTTTCTTAAATGTTGAGGATTTATTAAGTCGAGTGCAACTGAGATTAGCTTATCAACCATTTCTGTTGTGGTTGGAGTAAAGCTACGTAAGAAAGATTTGAGTTGTGACCACCATAATTCAATTGGATTAAAATCAGGAGAGTATGAGGATAAACAAAGAACTGAAGCACCAACAGCTTCAATCATTGACACAATTGAATCTCGTTTATGTGCGGATAAATTATCCATTACTACTACTGCTCCCGACCATAACTGTGGCACTAAAAACTTTTCAACAAATACTTCAAAAGCGTTGCCATCCATTGAATCATTCATTGTCATTAATGCAACTACTTTTTTAATACTAATAGCTCCAATTACTGTAACCTTTGAGCCTCGATAAAAGGGTTTGACAGAGTAAGCTCTTGCTCCTAGTTGTGAGCGGGCATGAGTCCTCGTTAAGCCAAGTAGGATACCAGTTTCGTCCAGAAATACTAAATTTTCTGGCTCTATATTTTTGACCTGATCCCAATAATCTAATCTTAAATTCAGAACTCTTTCTGTTCCTGCTTGGGTACTCCGCGTTGTTTTTTTTTTACGATTTAATCCTAATTTCTGTAATGCAGAACACATTGCACTTCGACCTACCCAATTACCAGTTTTATCTGCAAATAATTCACACAATTCTATCAATGTTGCATCCGAATTTGCTTCAACCAATTCTCTTAAATCTATGTCCGCATTTGTCAGATGACTAAATTGTGGTTTTCCTCGCTTCTTGGGTTGTAAATCTCCATCAATTTTTTGTTGTTTTACCAGCTTTTGTACTAAACTTTTTGACACAGAAAATATATTAGCTACTTTCCTGATTGATATGTTTTTTTGAATATGCGCAGCAACTATTTTTTCTCGAAGATCCACAGAGTATGATTTCATTTAAAAGCATTTGTATTTTAATCTAGTGTACCTCATTACAGCCGGAAGTGCTGTATTGAGAGAGAGATACGAACCCAAAGATTTATTCAAAATAATAGAGAAAATAATTAACCTAGAAGGAGGAATATTAAGTGTAGATGACACGGTTATAGAAAAGATTTACAGCGACCCCAAAAATGCCGAATTAATCGGTTATTTTTGGTCAGGAAAAGCCCATAAAACTATTATTGGCTTAAATTTAATCACTTTATATTACAGTGATATTAATGGTAATTCAGTCCCAATTAATTACAGAATATATGATAAAAAGGAGGGAAAAACAAATTTTTAATTTAGCACTGACAACTCCTGTGATTGTCAATTTACCTGCTCACGTAACTAGAGCAGTGAATGATTGGATTGAGCGCAATCAAATACTAGAAATGGGAACTCAGCATAAAGTCGATATCTGCAAGTGGTTTGTTGGCAATGGTGGATATGATAGCGTTCAGTTATTGATTCAATCTTTAAACCACTTTGAAGGCAAAATTAAGCACGTCTTTGTTCGCAATTTTGGTCTATGCGATGACTGGAAACACGTGGATGAAAGAGAGGATTTACAAGAGTTAATTCAAGCTCAACAAGTACCTATAATTAACTTTCCTAAGTTTAGTTATCGAGAGCGGGATTTACTTGATGCAACGCGGATAAACTTTTCTCAAGCTTTCTTAACTGCTGAGTTGGGTGTTTTGGGTCAGCAGCGTTTGCATAGTTTTCTTAAAAAAGCTTATGAAGAAATTGGCAAGGCGCAAGTATGGAATGTGGCTCAACCGGCTAATAAATTCTCAGTAGATATAGCCTATTTTGGTAGCCCTCAAAGAAACTATTGTCATAATGAAGATTGATGCAGCTATTCAAGAATGTTCTATCACGTAGAGGAGAGATGAAGAATGATGCTCAAAGAACTACTTCTCCAAGAAATTGAATCCACTCCAGACAGCATTCTGGCTGAAACCCTAGACTTTTTACGCTTTCTCAAAGCCAAGGAAACCCAAACACAGCCCAAAGTAGAAGTAGCTGAAGAACCTACTCACACAAGAGTAAATTCCACAGGTAATTCACTCCTAGAACACTTGAAAACGATTGGTAAATGGGAAGGTGATGATTTACAAGAGTGCCTCCAGCTAGTTTATGCCACTCGTGGCAAGGCCAAATTTGATGACGATAACCCCTTTGAATAATGTACCAATGTACCTACTAGATACAAATCACTGTAGCCTGGCAATTCTCGGTGATGCCAATGTGCTTCGTCACCTTGCTGAGATGGAAAATTCTTTAATTACAACCTGCGTCATTGTTCAAGGTGAACTGATAGACATGGCAGAACGTTCTCAACGCAGGGAAAGTAACTTAGCTCTGATTCACCGTTTTCTACAGGGTATATACATTTACAGTATTGATGGATTTACTGCTACTATGTACGGACAACTGAAAGCCGCTTTGTTCAATCAATTTGCACCGAAAGAAAAAAGCAAGCGAAGAAAAACGAAAATCACTGATTTAGGCTTTGATGAAAATGACCTCTGGATTACTGCTGTAGCTTTACAACACAGTCTTACCGTTGTATCAGCCGATAGTGACTTTCAGCGTATTATACAAGTACGACCATTGTCTGTTGAATCTTGGCTGTAAATCTGCATAAAAGAGAAGTGAAGGTAAATGAACAGCTTGGCTAAAGAGGAAAAGATAATGACTGGAGTTTTTGAGATTTTTAAAAAGGTGAGAACTAAGCCAGGAATGTATATTGGTCGCTCTTCGGTGAGCGATTTATTTATGTTTTTAGTGGGGTATGAATACGCCCGTAGTGAGTTAGGAATTGAAACCACTCAGGAGGATGATGATTTTTATGGTGAGTTTCAGCCTTGGTTACAGCAGAAGTTGGGGATAACAACCGTCAGTTCTTGGGCGAAGATGATTATTGTTTATTGTCAATAGGACTTACGCATTGACAAAAATATCATTTATGCAGTCTAGACAATGGCATTCTTGTCAAGGTTAGCAAAAATGTGTTCACGGACAACAGAAGTAAACAGATTCCTCTGTACTTCATACCAATTGCTAATTATTTTTTCAGAGCGCATAAACTCCAATTTCACAAAAGCTTGAAGTGAACAAAATATGTGAGTTTTGATTGCACAGGTATCTCTAACCATGAACCGACAAATTCCACATACTTGTTTTATGGCTCGATGAAATGTTTCAATACCCCAATGGGTATCATGAATTGTGACGAAGGTACTTCTAGTTATGTCTTTGATTTTCTCCTCATCTGGCAGATATAAAATATAATGTCTAGAGTCTTCTTTTTTAAAGTCTTTCCTAAACAACTTTATAAATCCAAATTCTTTCAGATGAGTCCTTAATCCTTCTTCAGAAATAGCCAGAGTGCTGACCTGACAATACTTATGTGGCTCGTTTGAAACAGTTCTATTTTTTTCAATTCCGAATAAAAACCCCAATTTCTGGTTTTTTAGAAACTTCAAGTTTTCTACTCCAGAATACCAACTATCTCCTGTTACCATTCTGGGTTTGACTCCCCAGCTTATTATTTCACTTACCATTTCTCTAAAATAATCGTTTTTTGTTTTTCCCTCCTTTTTATCATATATTCTGTAATTAATTGGGACTGAATTACCATTAATATCACTGTAATATAAAGTGATTAAATTTAAGCCAATAATAGTTTTATGGGCTTTTCCTGACCAAAAATAACCGATTAATTCGGCATTTTTGGGGTCGCTGTAAATCTTTTCTATAACCGTGTCATCTACACTTAATATTCCTCCTTCTAGGTTAATTATTTTCTCTATTATTTTGAATAAATCTTTGGGTTCGTATCTCTCTCTCAATAAAAAGCGGTTTACACTATCATGTGAAACATTTCCCAATATCTCTGCTAACCTACTGCACCCTCCATACTTTGGCTCTGACAGCAAAAATAAGGTGTAGATGTCTAGATTGCATTGTGCTGTCGTTCGCGTTAGCGTTGCGTAGCAAGGGTTTAGTAATTTCTCTCATTCTCCCACACCCATTACTAGACGACCCATATTTATCAATGCACTATTTTATTATTCTGTCAATGCGTAAGTCCTAGATCATTTGATTTAGCTATGAGCAATCCCGCCCGCCCGTTACCTCCAATAGTCAAAAATTAATTTTCCTTAATATTCATGTTCTAATCATCAGTTTGGATAAAAAGCTGATGATTTTCCCTTGTGAAGTTGCAGGATTGCTGTCTCTTAATCCGCTGGTTCTGAGTTCGAATCTCAGATCACCCATTAAACTCATTAAACGCCACAAAGTAGTAAAAATAGGATCTCATTTAGGGTGCGTTATTGTATTATTGATGCACCTTAAATATTGTGCTTAAATATTTCTACTAAAACCAATTATTTTCTTCCCATCTTCAACTCTAGAAACCCAATTATAATGATCATCAGGATCATAACCAAGATCACCCACAAAACAGAAAGACCTAGCTAAATTAAAAGTTCTTTTCTCAAAAATAAACTCATCCTGTGGTGACATCTTCATAAAATCATTTTTAAACTTCTTCCACTCCCTTTGGTTGTGTCTATCCATAAATACATCTAGTTTTTGGACACGGTTTAACCACTCATCTTTTTGAATAATCACCGTATCACTATCTGTTTCTTCAAAATCTAAATAAATCTCTTCCAATAACTTCCGCACCTCCCTGGGATATCTTCCCGCTAAAGCTAAAAATGCTATGAGAGTTTGCTTACAAACAGGTTTTGGTTCAACTTTCCAAGTAGTATCATTCTCCGTAGGAGTCCAGATAATTTTAATGATTTTGCAAATATTAATCAGTCGTTTTGCAGTTCTTGGAGTTAAATCAACGTGCTGACAACATTCTGATATCCAAGCAAATTCTTCAGCAGAAAATCTTTCAAAACTAACTAAATCATCTGTATTTTTATTGACAGAATCTTGATTTTCGATATTATTATCTTCTGAATTATCTGCTTTAACATTTTTAGAACTTGATTTTTTACTAGGAACTGATACACTCAAATTTTTCTCATTTTCTTGTCCTAATTGAACAGGTATTTCTGCAAATTCATCTTGATATGATTGTTCTGGTAATTCATCTAATTCATCGGTTTGTTCTAAAATAGAATCATCATCAGTTACTTGCTGGAACATTGAAAAATTTTCCCTATTTTCGTTTTTAGACCCCTCATTAATATCCACCAAAGAACTTAAATAACTTGCAGTTATATCTTTATTAATTGGCCGCATTCGATAGGGAATTTGAATAATTTTCTCTAAATAATCAACCCCGGACGGAGTACCATTTCGTTTTAAAACACCTCTATAAATATATTCTAAAGCACGACCAATATAACGATCATCTATTGCTAAAACGATAATAAAAAGATCCGTATTTAACAATAACTGTACAGCTTCCAAAACCTGGACAACCTTATCAGGAGGACAACGGTCTAAATCATCTATATACAAAACAATTCTCGCAGGACCTCTGGGAAAATATTCCTTTAAAACCTTCAACTTTTCAGGATTTGTATTACCAGGTTTATAGCTTAAATGTTCAGATAAATCTGCTAAATCATCTTGAATTTGGTGCATAATTCCTAAAAATTTCTGATAGGAATTATCCTCTAAACGATTGTTGACAAAATCCAATAAAGATTTATAGTTAGCAGTTAAACCAACTCGCTGTTTTTGTCGTTCTATCTGGATTTTAAGTTTTTCTATTTCCTGTTGTTTAACAGCTATTTCAGATTCAGCTACTTTTTTTCTATTCTTAATTTCTTTGACCTGATTTTCTTCATACTCTGCTTTGCGTTTATTAATTTTATCTTTGATTTTTTCATCCTTAACTTGTGCTAACTTTTGTTTTTCTTGATTGACATTTTCCTTAGCAACTTGTAAAAATCTCACAGTTTTTACCTGCAAGATACGGACTTTTTTAAATATTTCTATACTCACAGATATAGCTGGAATAGCAGATACACTCGTTAACCAGAATTGCAAAGCTGCGGATATTTCGATCATTGCTGGTAACAACTTGGGAATAACAGAAACTATGACAAAATAAGCAATAAAAGGTAAACCAGTTGTAGCTACAAATATCAATAATGTTTTCTTGTCTTTTTTAATAAATTCAATTACACCAACGATATTGCTAGGTTGTTCTTCTAAAAAATAATTTATTTTCTTGATATTACTAACAAGTCTGTTAATTTTATCATCTTTTTTTTCAACTAACTCCTGTGCCATTTCAGTAACATTAGAATTAGCCAACTTATCCAAATTCAACATCGGAAACTGATTTTCTAAATCTTGGCGATCTTGAAAACCACAGAAATTGAGTAAATCTTTGAGAATAGAATCACCAAAATCATCCTTGAGAGTTTCTTTAAGTTGAGATAGAAAAACAATCAAAGCTGATAAATCTTTCATCTCTTGTTCAACATTTTTTTCTATGTTTTTAACTTCTTGGTTAAACTCATTTTCAATCTTTTCAGTATCTCGATTAAATGCTTCCTCTATTTCCTGATTATCTCGTTGAAATTCTGCTTCTAAATTTTCTAATTTTTCTACAGTTTGTTTTAACTTTTCCTGTTCCTCTTTTCTCACTTGACTGAGAACATCCCACAGAGAATTACTCTCAGTAGTTTGGTTTTTGAATTGAGTAAATACTTCCTGACTTAATTCTGATTCTAAAATTGCTTTTCTATCACCATCACTCATCTGATTTACAACCTGCCAAACATCACCACCTGCGAGTAAATCAGAAACTTCACCTAACTGTTTCTCTAACGTTAATTGACGGTCAAGTTGATCAAAAATAGTTTGCATTAAACTTGGCCAAAGTTCAGACTTAGCATAACTCCAAGCATTAAATTTAATTTGATAAACATGACCAACATAAGGAGAAAGATTAGGTTCATCTCCGTTTTTTCCCCATGTTTGTTTTGCGGTTAATTGTTGACAGCGAATTTTAGTAATTTGCTGTTCTATCAAGTGCATTCCAAAAGACTTACCACTTCCCCAACTACCGAAAATTGCTACCGCTAAAGGAGGTTCAAGAGTTCGTAACATTAATACATCAGCTAAAGCTTGTAATTCCTTAGCCACATCTAAAGAATCTTCACCAGTTGCTTGGTCATTACGAAAAGGTTGAGACACACGATGAATATTAAACCTTTGCCAGCGCCAGACTTTGATACCATCTTCACCAGCACTGATGATGTAATCTCCCAAGGGGTCAAAAGCGACGGAATAAACCGCCCCTTCATGTTTGCCAATTTCTATATATGGCTTTCCTTGGGAGTCAGAAAGATTCCATAACCGCACGGTCTTGTCTGCACTACCAGAAGCCAAGGTCTTGCCGTCAGGACTAAAACTGACGCTGATGACAGTTTCATTATGCCCTTGAAGGGTGCGAATTTCCCCTCCTGTCTCTACATCCCAGAGTTTGATAGTCTTGTCATAACTACCAGAAGCCAAGGTCTTGCCGTCAGGACTAAAACTGACGCTAAAGACTGAATCATTATGTCCCTCAAGGGTGCGAATTTCCCCTCCTGTCTCCACATCCCAGAGTTTGATAGTCTTGTCTGCACTAACAGAAGCCAAGGTCTTGCCGTTAGGACTAAAACTGACGCTGATGACAGTTTCATTATGCCTCTGAAGGGTGCGAATTTCCCCTCCTGTCTCTACATCCCAGAGGTGGATAGTCTTGTCATAACTACCAGAAGCCAAGGTCTTGCCGTCAGGACTAAAACTGACGCTAAAGACTGAATCATTATGTCCCTCAAGGGTGCGAATTTCCCCTCCTGTCTCCACATCCCAGAGTTTGATAGTCTTGTCATAACTACCAGAAACCAAGGTCTTGCCGTCAGGACTAAAACTGACGCTGCTGACAATTTCATCATGTCCTTGGTAACTTACCCACTTTTCCCCAGTTAAAATATCCCAAATTTCAATCCTCCCATCTTCCAAACCCACAGCAATGCGTCCCTGGGGTGATATCGCTACTGCTAATACTGCACTCTCAAATTGCGCAAAGGGTTTTTCTGTTGCTGGGGTTGCTGTTTCTAGGTTTTGGGGTGCTTCCATGCCAGTCTGAGTTATGTCCAATTTTACTGGTTTTACTATGTTGTTTTTTGTTTGTAAATACTTTTATAACTTTATTTACAAACTTCAAAACTCAGGTTCTCTATTCTCGGCTTTTGTTAAAAAATATTGCTTTTTCTCATCTAAATGTTAACTGCATAACCTGCAAAATCACAATATTACTGAGATACAAAAATTGATTTTGATGATTGAAACTATCACAAGTCTTGCTATACAAAGCTTATAAGATTTTTAATCCTATTTTATTAACTGATTGTTAAATAACTCGCTTATTGAAAAATCAGCTAAAACTCATAAACTGAAAACTGAATATTTACATTATTAATGTCAGAGAATTTTTATATTATTCTCAATAACTGGAAGTAATTTCATCAGATGGCAATTACTACCTAAGTTAAATTTCTGATTTCGGAGGTAATTAAAAATTAGAGAATTTACTATATAAACATTAGTTGCAGAATTAAATATCAGTTCTCAACTAACTTTTTAATCTAGGTGAATTTGGGATAAATCCAGATGTTAAACATGGAAAATTTTGAAACCCAGCTATTGATTACGGAACTTACCCCAGAAGCTACTGCTAACATTAATGGTGGTGGTGAGAAGGAAGGAGGTTTTGACTATAGTAGATATTTGCAAGCTTTGGGAATTTCCTACCTCAGTCCGCCAGGATTTGGTGAAATAACTGATAAGGAAGCAATGTTAGCACAATATCAAGGTTGGGAAGATTAGAAAAAATCTGTAGTTTCAGATTTGTTGACCTGAAAATTTGATCATTGCTGGTAAATATCACTTTTAATCCAATTTACTTTATATCATTGTCCAAACTTAGGTGCGTTACATTATCACTAACGCACCCTAAATATTGTCTATTTTAATATTGTTTTTATAACATATTCTATTGCCAAGTACAATTAATTGCTAACTCGGCATGATTTAATAATGTCTCTTTTTCTAATTCATAAACTGAATATTGGGGAGTTACTGCTAATAGGTTTTCAATTCTTGTTCTTGCTGTTTCTACAACTGTTTCACTCAAGCTACCATTGTTTAAACTATTCTCAAAATCTGCTGCTATTTTATAAGTTCTCTCTAATGTGGAAGAATTGATATTGCGAGATACTATAAATAAATCACAACCAGCATTAAAAGCCTTAGCTATTGTTCCTGACTGCATAAACATATCAGAAACTGCTTTCATATCTA from Okeanomitos corallinicola TIOX110 includes the following:
- a CDS encoding SufE family protein; translated protein: MSLSLDSLPPALAKIVQRFQRASDPKRRYEQLIWYAQKLPEFPEADKVPENKVPGCVSQVYVTASFNDEGKVFFQGDSDSQLTKGLLALLIEGCKGLTPTEIVELKPDFIQATGLDVSLTPSRANGFYNIFKTMQKKALECKLEN
- the psaK gene encoding photosystem I reaction center subunit PsaK, giving the protein MLTSVLLATAPTPLEWTPTVGIIMIIANIIAIAYGKFTIEYPSVEPAAPSPRFFGGFGLPAILATTAFGHILGAGIILGLHNIGRI
- a CDS encoding IS630 family transposase — its product is MKSYSVDLREKIVAAHIQKNISIRKVANIFSVSKSLVQKLVKQQKIDGDLQPKKRGKPQFSHLTNADIDLRELVEANSDATLIELCELFADKTGNWVGRSAMCSALQKLGLNRKKKTTRSTQAGTERVLNLRLDYWDQVKNIEPENLVFLDETGILLGLTRTHARSQLGARAYSVKPFYRGSKVTVIGAISIKKVVALMTMNDSMDGNAFEVFVEKFLVPQLWSGAVVVMDNLSAHKRDSIVSMIEAVGASVLCLSSYSPDFNPIELWWSQLKSFLRSFTPTTTEMVDKLISVALDLINPQHLRNWFASCCYCTS
- a CDS encoding mobilization protein translates to MIKRREKQIFNLALTTPVIVNLPAHVTRAVNDWIERNQILEMGTQHKVDICKWFVGNGGYDSVQLLIQSLNHFEGKIKHVFVRNFGLCDDWKHVDEREDLQELIQAQQVPIINFPKFSYRERDLLDATRINFSQAFLTAELGVLGQQRLHSFLKKAYEEIGKAQVWNVAQPANKFSVDIAYFGSPQRNYCHNED
- a CDS encoding DUF2281 domain-containing protein, which codes for MMLKELLLQEIESTPDSILAETLDFLRFLKAKETQTQPKVEVAEEPTHTRVNSTGNSLLEHLKTIGKWEGDDLQECLQLVYATRGKAKFDDDNPFE
- a CDS encoding type II toxin-antitoxin system VapC family toxin, with the protein product MTITPLNNVPMYLLDTNHCSLAILGDANVLRHLAEMENSLITTCVIVQGELIDMAERSQRRESNLALIHRFLQGIYIYSIDGFTATMYGQLKAALFNQFAPKEKSKRRKTKITDLGFDENDLWITAVALQHSLTVVSADSDFQRIIQVRPLSVESWL
- a CDS encoding transposase — encoded protein: MLSEPKYGGCSRLAEILGNVSHDSVNRFLLRERYEPKDLFKIIEKIINLEGGILSVDDTVIEKIYSDPKNAELIGYFWSGKAHKTIIGLNLITLYYSDINGNSVPINYRIYDKKEGKTKNDYFREMVSEIISWGVKPRMVTGDSWYSGVENLKFLKNQKLGFLFGIEKNRTVSNEPHKYCQVSTLAISEEGLRTHLKEFGFIKLFRKDFKKEDSRHYILYLPDEEKIKDITRSTFVTIHDTHWGIETFHRAIKQVCGICRFMVRDTCAIKTHIFCSLQAFVKLEFMRSEKIISNWYEVQRNLFTSVVREHIFANLDKNAIV
- a CDS encoding P-loop NTPase fold protein, encoding MDITQTGMEAPQNLETATPATEKPFAQFESAVLAVAISPQGRIAVGLEDGRIEIWDILTGEKWVSYQGHDEIVSSVSFSPDGKTLVSGSYDKTIKLWDVETGGEIRTLEGHNDSVFSVSFSPDGKTLASGSYDKTIHLWDVETGGEIRTLQRHNETVISVSFSPNGKTLASVSADKTIKLWDVETGGEIRTLEGHNDSVFSVSFSPDGKTLASGSYDKTIKLWDVETGGEIRTLQGHNETVISVSFSPDGKTLASGSADKTVRLWNLSDSQGKPYIEIGKHEGAVYSVAFDPLGDYIISAGEDGIKVWRWQRFNIHRVSQPFRNDQATGEDSLDVAKELQALADVLMLRTLEPPLAVAIFGSWGSGKSFGMHLIEQQITKIRCQQLTAKQTWGKNGDEPNLSPYVGHVYQIKFNAWSYAKSELWPSLMQTIFDQLDRQLTLEKQLGEVSDLLAGGDVWQVVNQMSDGDRKAILESELSQEVFTQFKNQTTESNSLWDVLSQVRKEEQEKLKQTVEKLENLEAEFQRDNQEIEEAFNRDTEKIENEFNQEVKNIEKNVEQEMKDLSALIVFLSQLKETLKDDFGDSILKDLLNFCGFQDRQDLENQFPMLNLDKLANSNVTEMAQELVEKKDDKINRLVSNIKKINYFLEEQPSNIVGVIEFIKKDKKTLLIFVATTGLPFIAYFVIVSVIPKLLPAMIEISAALQFWLTSVSAIPAISVSIEIFKKVRILQVKTVRFLQVAKENVNQEKQKLAQVKDEKIKDKINKRKAEYEENQVKEIKNRKKVAESEIAVKQQEIEKLKIQIERQKQRVGLTANYKSLLDFVNNRLEDNSYQKFLGIMHQIQDDLADLSEHLSYKPGNTNPEKLKVLKEYFPRGPARIVLYIDDLDRCPPDKVVQVLEAVQLLLNTDLFIIVLAIDDRYIGRALEYIYRGVLKRNGTPSGVDYLEKIIQIPYRMRPINKDITASYLSSLVDINEGSKNENRENFSMFQQVTDDDSILEQTDELDELPEQSYQDEFAEIPVQLGQENEKNLSVSVPSKKSSSKNVKADNSEDNNIENQDSVNKNTDDLVSFERFSAEEFAWISECCQHVDLTPRTAKRLINICKIIKIIWTPTENDTTWKVEPKPVCKQTLIAFLALAGRYPREVRKLLEEIYLDFEETDSDTVIIQKDEWLNRVQKLDVFMDRHNQREWKKFKNDFMKMSPQDEFIFEKRTFNLARSFCFVGDLGYDPDDHYNWVSRVEDGKKIIGFSRNI